One genomic region from Leptospiraceae bacterium encodes:
- a CDS encoding sigma 54-interacting transcriptional regulator yields the protein MNSTLDQDRLLDLILDNCINFCHVESGTLMLINYEESYLDIVRVRGLNPTVAQKTRLKIGEGVTGKVAYSGKPKLINDVSKDPSYIAIDEKIKSELAVPMIVEDNVIGVISLDSDRKNAFSQEHLEIVSILANQAAQIFKNLQVFRSLEQKNNIQRVLIEISRVVSSSLDLNEIFYSVLSTMESTLRLQKGTIILYSKEIEKLKIVSAAGLNQEEVERGMYEMGEGITGKVFETGQGIIVDNVSKEPTYLNRVGYLDYFKGHSKVSLLSLPIKSEQSVIGVLSAFLARSDRPEHPVDMQTYMDFLEVVSSFIAQALKIQNLVDEATQEISRENVLLKRELKNKYRFGSLIGRSRSMEKLFEKIQLVADSRASVLITGESGTGKEMIASAIHYNGNRSDKPFIKINCAAIPENLLESELFGHKKGSFTGAVADKKGKFELADGGTIFLDEIGEMDLNLQSKLLRVLQEKEIEAVGAVKVKKVDIRILAATNANLEELIAEKKFRSDLYYRLNVVNIPTPPLRERTEDIPLLIAHFMEKYSRENNKGIKSVSKDALKILINYSWPGNVRELENIIERAVVLAQNETLGEEDFSDLSEKINASLISREDYSSESTHLTLDVGENIYTDARLDALDGKALEVVIGEIEKKLIQYAMKKYRYTKTRVAKFLGINRNTLDKRIKELNIEY from the coding sequence ATGAACTCGACCCTGGACCAGGACAGGTTATTAGACCTGATACTGGATAACTGTATCAACTTCTGCCATGTTGAATCCGGAACCCTCATGCTCATCAACTACGAGGAATCTTATCTGGACATTGTGAGGGTTAGAGGCTTAAACCCTACAGTTGCCCAGAAGACCAGGTTGAAAATCGGAGAAGGAGTCACAGGAAAAGTGGCTTACTCCGGGAAACCCAAGCTGATTAATGATGTAAGTAAAGATCCGAGTTATATCGCTATCGATGAGAAAATAAAGTCCGAGCTGGCCGTTCCTATGATCGTAGAGGACAATGTCATCGGGGTAATTTCCCTCGATTCAGACCGAAAAAATGCCTTTAGCCAGGAGCATCTCGAAATTGTGTCTATTTTAGCGAATCAGGCTGCTCAAATTTTTAAAAACCTGCAAGTATTTCGAAGTCTGGAACAAAAAAATAACATACAGAGAGTTTTAATTGAAATTTCAAGAGTAGTTTCTTCCTCACTTGATCTGAATGAAATCTTCTACTCGGTACTTTCCACAATGGAAAGCACTCTTAGACTGCAAAAGGGAACTATCATCCTTTATAGCAAAGAAATAGAAAAACTAAAAATTGTTTCAGCAGCCGGCTTAAATCAGGAAGAAGTAGAGCGCGGCATGTATGAAATGGGAGAAGGCATTACCGGTAAAGTTTTTGAAACCGGCCAGGGAATCATTGTCGACAATGTAAGCAAAGAACCGACCTATTTAAACCGGGTAGGTTATCTGGATTATTTCAAAGGACATTCCAAGGTTAGCCTGCTCTCCCTACCCATTAAGAGTGAACAATCGGTAATCGGGGTCTTAAGCGCCTTTCTCGCGAGAAGCGATAGACCGGAACATCCTGTTGACATGCAGACTTATATGGACTTCCTGGAGGTTGTTTCTTCTTTTATAGCCCAGGCACTGAAAATACAGAATCTTGTAGATGAAGCGACTCAGGAAATTTCAAGAGAGAATGTTCTCTTGAAGCGCGAACTGAAAAATAAATACAGATTCGGCTCTCTCATCGGTCGTTCTCGCAGTATGGAAAAACTATTTGAGAAAATCCAGCTCGTTGCTGATTCACGGGCCTCTGTTTTAATTACCGGTGAGTCCGGAACCGGAAAAGAGATGATAGCTTCTGCCATTCATTATAATGGAAATCGTTCCGATAAGCCCTTTATTAAAATAAACTGTGCAGCCATTCCGGAAAACCTTCTGGAAAGTGAACTTTTCGGGCATAAAAAAGGTTCCTTTACGGGTGCTGTGGCTGATAAAAAAGGTAAATTCGAACTGGCTGACGGTGGAACCATTTTTCTTGATGAAATCGGTGAAATGGATCTCAACCTCCAATCCAAGCTTCTTAGAGTTCTCCAGGAAAAGGAAATCGAAGCTGTAGGAGCAGTAAAAGTTAAAAAAGTGGATATTCGAATTCTTGCAGCAACCAACGCCAACCTTGAAGAGCTGATCGCTGAAAAGAAATTTCGTTCCGACCTTTATTATCGATTAAATGTAGTAAATATCCCTACTCCTCCCTTACGGGAAAGAACCGAAGATATTCCCCTGCTGATTGCTCACTTTATGGAAAAATATTCACGTGAGAATAATAAGGGCATCAAGAGCGTTTCTAAAGATGCACTTAAAATTCTGATTAACTACAGTTGGCCAGGGAATGTAAGGGAACTGGAAAACATCATAGAAAGAGCTGTGGTCCTCGCACAAAATGAAACTCTGGGAGAAGAAGACTTCTCGGATCTTTCAGAAAAAATTAATGCAAGCCTGATAAGCCGGGAAGACTATTCCTCGGAATCAACCCATCTTACCCTGGATGTGGGTGAGAATATATACACTGATGCAAGGCTGGACGCACTCGATGGTAAGGCACTCGAAGTAGTAATTGGAGAAATTGAAAAAAAATTAATTCAGTACGCAATGAAGAAGTATCGATACACGAAAACGCGGGTAGCCAAGTTCCTCGGCATAAACCGAAACACTCTCGATAAGCGTATTAAGGAATTAAACATAGAGTATTAA
- a CDS encoding thioredoxin family protein, with protein sequence MAKTPSNMTMALGSKAPDFSLPDTISGQTLHLYKEVQARGTLIMFICNHCPYVKHVQEGIVKLAKDYMPKGIHFFAISSNDVANYPEDSPQKMKEEALKMSYPFPYLYDETQNVAKAYSAACTPDFYVFDNMLKCVYRGQLDDSRPGNGIEVSGKDIRLALDNLLSGEEPLKIQKPSIGCNIKWKQA encoded by the coding sequence ATGGCTAAAACACCGTCTAACATGACAATGGCGCTGGGTTCAAAAGCGCCCGATTTTTCCCTTCCGGATACAATTTCCGGACAAACCCTGCATCTCTATAAAGAAGTTCAGGCAAGAGGAACTCTTATCATGTTTATCTGCAATCACTGCCCCTATGTCAAACATGTACAGGAAGGTATTGTAAAACTGGCAAAAGACTATATGCCAAAGGGAATTCATTTCTTCGCGATAAGCTCAAACGATGTGGCTAACTACCCGGAAGACTCTCCTCAGAAAATGAAAGAAGAAGCATTAAAGATGTCGTATCCGTTTCCATATCTTTATGATGAAACCCAAAATGTTGCGAAAGCATATTCAGCAGCCTGTACTCCTGACTTTTATGTATTTGATAATATGCTAAAATGCGTTTACAGGGGCCAACTCGATGATTCACGTCCCGGAAATGGAATAGAAGTAAGCGGAAAGGATATACGCTTAGCCCTGGATAACCTACTTTCCGGAGAAGAACCCCTAAAAATACAAAAACCAAGTATCGGTTGTAATATAAAATGGAAGCAGGCTTGA
- a CDS encoding NAD(P)-dependent alcohol dehydrogenase has protein sequence MIAVLHTKFGSPDELKIIEISKPIPKDNEVLVKMHSTAVTSSDCNIRNLTYVTNVFRPMSRLVFGVFKPRFKRLGMVVAGEIEVTGKKVTKYKKGDRVFGITGMTMGTYAEYVCVQDKEPLVIKPGTMSWEQAAAIPNMASTALYFIRDLGQTRKGQRVLVRGASGGVGSYAVQLARYYGAEVTGVCSASNIEIVKELGADKVIDYTKDDFTKNGETYDIILDATHNSSFSYCKNSLTKTGVYLPVLMGFAELIGAIFNKKIKSGMASDKIEGLNLFVELFKQGKLKPVIGKQFKLEQIADAFKYAESGHKKGNAIVII, from the coding sequence ATGATAGCAGTTTTACACACAAAATTTGGTTCTCCTGATGAACTAAAAATTATAGAAATATCCAAACCGATACCAAAGGATAATGAAGTTTTAGTAAAAATGCATTCGACCGCAGTTACTTCATCTGACTGCAACATACGAAATCTTACCTATGTAACAAATGTTTTTCGACCTATGTCGAGGTTAGTATTTGGTGTTTTTAAACCAAGGTTTAAAAGACTTGGAATGGTGGTAGCTGGAGAAATAGAAGTTACCGGAAAAAAAGTAACTAAGTATAAAAAAGGAGATAGGGTCTTTGGAATAACCGGAATGACAATGGGAACTTATGCAGAATATGTATGTGTTCAAGATAAAGAACCACTGGTTATTAAGCCTGGTACGATGAGCTGGGAACAAGCGGCTGCTATTCCGAACATGGCATCAACTGCACTTTATTTTATTAGAGACCTTGGACAAACACGTAAAGGACAAAGGGTTTTAGTTAGAGGAGCTTCCGGAGGTGTCGGAAGTTATGCTGTGCAGCTTGCCAGGTATTATGGAGCAGAGGTAACCGGTGTTTGTAGTGCTTCCAATATAGAAATAGTAAAAGAACTGGGTGCAGATAAAGTTATTGATTATACAAAAGATGATTTTACAAAAAATGGGGAAACCTATGATATTATTTTAGATGCTACCCATAACTCTTCATTTTCTTATTGCAAAAATTCACTAACTAAGACAGGTGTGTACCTTCCTGTTTTAATGGGATTTGCGGAACTGATAGGAGCTATCTTTAATAAAAAAATAAAAAGCGGTATGGCTTCGGATAAAATAGAAGGTCTTAATTTATTTGTAGAATTATTTAAGCAAGGCAAACTAAAACCAGTGATTGGTAAACAATTTAAACTGGAACAAATCGCTGATGCGTTTAAGTATGCAGAATCAGGGCATAAAAAGGGGAACGCAATTGTAATAATTTAA
- a CDS encoding IS66 family insertion sequence element accessory protein TnpB has protein sequence MLFILQNDTDLSPFDKSLFLFGNKRRNMLKVLYLDRNDFCLWQKIKNLFKIEKTVKKNEPIYLLHYTYSQK, from the coding sequence ATCTTATTCATCCTTCAGAATGATACGGACTTATCTCCCTTTGATAAGAGCCTGTTTTTATTCGGTAACAAACGCAGGAATATGTTAAAAGTCTTATACTTGGATAGGAATGATTTTTGTCTCTGGCAGAAGATAAAAAACTTGTTTAAAATTGAAAAAACGGTAAAAAAAAATGAACCCATATATCTTTTACACTACACATACAGTCAAAAATAG
- a CDS encoding adenylate/guanylate cyclase domain-containing protein, translating into MKYISIILFLCLILSCSNKASQPPKAINGILDLRNWDFEKDGVIKLDGYWEFYWKELYDPDDFQKIPKANHPDNFIDLPYTWNNKKINGNNLPGQGYATFRLTVLLPKENLSLSLLSKEQSTAYKIFLNGDMENHSGVVAKEPEKAIPQTMSSIGFIKNISSRKLEIIMQISNYDHRNGGIWHSLLLGEREDILFLDTAQRSSEVFLSGMLLIMALYHIVIYLIRRKDKSPILFALVCMVVFFRLSTTGSKIIPYHFHWVSYYIYVAIEYISFFFSIVVTIHFLQSLFPEEFHRKAILFFYTIATLFSLFTLFTKPLLFSNTVPYYQIVFLLGLVYVTISLSKAIYRKRKFSKLIFGGIFFMMATSINDILYVNEVLRTGFLIHYGIAVLVFSQAVVLSLKFSNAFSLNEKLVESSNLFVPREFLNLLGKSDITQVQLGDKTQKEMTVFFSDIRKFTELSETMTPDENFKFINAYLKKMGPIIRKNNGFIDKYIGDAIMALYPDKPEDAINSAIEIQDKLNLLNQHRISNKYEPIIVGIGIHIGNLMLGTIGESERMDGTVISDAVNLASRLEGLTKIYGCSVIVSETTFLMMDNPDKFTYRILDTIRVKGKKEPVTIYQIVTKNEIEQYNDFSELKAVYEKALNYYRLKDFAKAISLCEDILEFAKHDKPSEVLLHKCRLLINRELEAEWEAITTLFEK; encoded by the coding sequence TTGAAATATATATCAATAATATTATTTTTATGCCTGATATTGTCATGCAGTAACAAAGCAAGTCAACCGCCAAAAGCAATTAATGGTATTTTAGATCTGCGTAATTGGGATTTTGAAAAAGATGGAGTTATTAAGCTAGACGGATATTGGGAATTTTATTGGAAAGAATTGTACGATCCTGATGATTTCCAGAAAATTCCAAAGGCAAATCATCCTGATAACTTTATCGATTTGCCGTATACTTGGAACAATAAAAAAATAAACGGAAATAATTTACCCGGGCAGGGATATGCTACTTTTAGATTAACAGTCCTTTTGCCGAAAGAAAATTTATCTCTATCTTTACTATCTAAAGAACAATCAACTGCCTACAAAATATTTTTAAATGGAGATATGGAAAATCATTCCGGAGTGGTAGCCAAAGAACCGGAAAAAGCAATACCTCAGACGATGAGCTCCATAGGTTTTATAAAAAATATTTCCAGTCGAAAATTAGAAATTATAATGCAGATATCCAATTATGATCATAGAAATGGCGGAATATGGCATAGCTTGCTATTAGGAGAAAGGGAAGATATACTATTTTTGGACACCGCACAGAGAAGCAGTGAAGTCTTTTTATCTGGAATGTTGCTCATAATGGCGTTATATCACATTGTAATATACCTAATCCGACGGAAAGACAAATCCCCCATTTTATTTGCTCTTGTTTGTATGGTTGTTTTTTTTAGATTGAGCACAACCGGTTCCAAAATTATACCCTATCATTTTCATTGGGTAAGTTATTATATTTATGTTGCTATTGAATACATATCATTTTTCTTTTCAATAGTAGTAACCATACATTTTTTACAGTCCCTTTTTCCGGAGGAGTTTCATAGAAAAGCAATCTTATTCTTCTATACAATAGCCACTCTCTTTTCACTGTTTACTTTGTTTACAAAACCATTATTATTCTCTAATACAGTTCCTTATTACCAAATTGTATTTTTATTAGGTCTTGTCTACGTTACTATATCCTTATCAAAAGCAATATATCGTAAAAGAAAGTTCAGTAAACTAATATTTGGTGGTATCTTTTTTATGATGGCCACATCAATTAATGATATTTTATATGTGAACGAAGTACTAAGAACTGGATTTCTTATTCATTATGGAATTGCTGTATTAGTTTTCTCACAAGCAGTTGTTCTTTCTTTAAAATTTTCCAATGCATTTTCTTTAAATGAAAAACTGGTAGAATCAAGTAATTTATTTGTTCCAAGAGAATTCCTGAATCTGCTGGGGAAGTCCGATATCACGCAGGTTCAGCTGGGTGACAAGACTCAAAAAGAAATGACAGTATTCTTTTCTGATATTCGCAAATTTACCGAATTATCAGAAACGATGACCCCTGATGAAAATTTTAAATTTATAAATGCTTATCTAAAGAAAATGGGCCCCATTATCCGGAAGAATAACGGATTTATAGATAAATATATTGGTGATGCAATTATGGCTCTCTATCCCGATAAGCCAGAGGATGCAATTAACTCCGCTATAGAAATTCAAGATAAATTAAATTTACTCAATCAGCATAGGATATCTAACAAATATGAACCTATTATTGTCGGAATAGGCATTCATATCGGGAATTTAATGTTGGGCACAATTGGTGAATCCGAACGAATGGATGGAACCGTTATATCCGATGCTGTAAATCTGGCTTCGCGCCTTGAAGGACTCACAAAAATATATGGATGTTCGGTAATTGTATCTGAGACAACATTCCTTATGATGGATAATCCCGATAAATTTACATATAGAATATTGGATACTATAAGAGTAAAAGGGAAAAAAGAACCGGTAACTATTTATCAGATAGTTACTAAAAATGAAATAGAGCAATATAATGACTTTAGTGAATTAAAAGCAGTATATGAAAAAGCCTTAAATTATTATCGTTTAAAAGATTTTGCGAAAGCTATTTCTTTATGCGAAGATATTTTAGAATTTGCTAAACATGATAAACCATCTGAAGTTCTATTGCACAAATGTCGACTGCTCATAAATAGGGAACTTGAAGCAGAATGGGAGGCAATTACTACGCTATTTGAGAAATAA